The Vicia villosa cultivar HV-30 ecotype Madison, WI linkage group LG1, Vvil1.0, whole genome shotgun sequence genome includes a region encoding these proteins:
- the LOC131619559 gene encoding uncharacterized protein LOC131619559, with product MGPKQCQICQKAQSKYKCPKCYLAYCSLVCFKKHKELPCVDPTPSAPKTTAAELPVEKPSVVDNTVLEAVVEKPLVVDKRGEVLDRFQLEAIASSSEIRDALNDKALQELVCRVDCSPNAENELDKAMEDEAFRLFTNKILSTINP from the exons ATGGGTCCTAAGCAATGTCAAATCTGCCAAAAAGCTCAGTCTAAATACAAATGCCCTAAATGCTACTTAGCTTA TTGCTCACTGGTCTGTTTCAAGAAACACAAAG AGCTTCCATGTGTCGATCCAACACCTTcagcaccaaaaacaa CTGCTGCGGAATTACCTGTAGAAAAGCCATCAGTTGTGGATAATACTGTTTTGGAAGCAGTTGTTGAAAAACCATTAGTTGTTGATAAAAGAGGCGAGGTGTTGGACCGATTCCAATTGGAGGCTATAG CTTCTTCTAGTGAGATTCGTGACGCTTTGAATGATAAGGCCCTTCAAGAACTAGTTTGCCGCGTTGATTGTTCCCCAAATGCGGAGAAT GAACTTGATAAAGCTATGGAAGATGAGGCATTTCGCTTGTTCACAAACAAG ATTTTATCAACTATCAACCCCTAA